The genomic region aaataataataaaagtCGTTATAGGTATAGAATTACGTTGTCTGGTGTTTTGACTTGAAGTGGTAATGGTGGTCGTATGATAACACCTCTTGATCTCATGAACCTTTCAAGTGTGCCAATGATATATGAGTTATGTGTCATGGTTTCGAGCGTGGAGTCATGTTTGTATTTTGATACGTCTGATTTCCAATCCCTATTCATGAGGAACTTGAGTGCATCTAGTGACTCTTCGGAGTGAGGGTTTTCTAGTTTCCTAAGGTACTGTTTGTACATATAAATGTCAACCACTGGTGGCACAAGAGTCTCTCTGAGCAATTCTACTGCTGTTGGTCTCCTCTCACGGGTCAACAGACGCTTCAGGGTGGTGATTATGATTGAGGGAGTGGTTTGAATGAAGTAGTCTGGGAATGTTTGCATGCCAATTACACGGGAAAGTAACTCGTGAAGAGCACTTTCCTCAATCGGTGGGTGCCACATGCTGAAGATTATCAACCCTAGAGCAAACATGTCCTCCTGAACTGCCGCCATCTGGTCCAAATTATGTTCAAACTCCAAGTGATCCAACTCGCTTGATTTTATACTCGACAACACACTACTCATTCCCGCCATTCCATTGTTCAATAAACTACCTTTTAACTCATTACtcagtaataataatgagttttccaaattaaaactagtaccatcaatattattaatagcattagtattagtaatgTTAAGATTATCGTATTCTATGGAATAAAGTCTGGAATGAATATCAGAATTGAAATTGGATAGGGTGGTGGATGTCAGATTATAGTTTGAGGGATGTGAGAGGTATAGCTGATTTTTGAGGTCCCTTTTGTACTTTTTACAGTCACAAAACTTGCGATTGCACTCGTTTTCAAGTGTTAGCAGCTTCCTTGCGAGACCTGTGATTCCAAACTCTGAGACTTTCAGTCCTCTTCCAGTCCCGTATAGGTTATTGTGGACGTAAATGTTGTCCAGTGAGAGGCTCTGGTGGTGTACATTATTTTGGTGCAAATATGCCAAAACGTCTAACAATTGGCGAATGAAAAGCCAAATTAGTTTCTCATCTTTACAGAGAGCGTTGTTCTCAATCTCATACCTCAAGGTATGGCAGTTTATGTTCTGTGCCTGAACATACAAATTACGCTCAGTCACAATCTCATGTAAATAATGCTCACCAAGCTCAGGGAAATACTTCAACAATAATATCAACAACTCGTTCCACCCACTTTCGACAGAACTACCACTATTAACAGTATCAACTTGGTCAattatattagtattagtgtTAGTATTGTATAGAGAAGAGAATGAGCTGGATTTAAGGAATgtatcaattttattgatGAAGTAGTTGGATATGTTTGGTTCAGGTTTCTTTTCCAGCCAAGACTGGTAATATCGGCAGAGGCTGTTATGTTCAAGTTTCGACAGGTGTGAGACTCTCGAAATGATTTCATTCAAGATCATTCTTTGTTTTACTCTAAAAACGTGCAACGAACTATTCATATTTACTTCTGATAGGTTTGTATATGGGCATAAAGAGGGCAGATGAAACGCCTTTATATAGTACAAATTCTGGTCCAAAACGTGCTTTACACTGAGGAGGCTGGATGCAATACTCGAGTTTACCGTTTCAACTGATGTAAAATCTCTCTGGAATCTGAAATATGTATCTCCAGTGTACTCAAGTAAAAGCttctttattaattttaaattaacaaCAGTCTCAAGTGTAAAATACAACTCAATGTTGGTCACTGAGTGTATTTTCTGATCTTCAGACTCTTTACTTCTTATACTACTCTGGGAACGAATTTCAGAAATCACAGCTCTGGATGTTTGTTTCTTAGTTGAACCACCCTTATTAACAGCTTTAGTTTCCTTTTCTCTCTCCAAATCTGACGAAATCTCTTGGTTTTCCTCCAAATTCTCGTACCAAATTGGCGCCTGGACTATCGATTGGATTGACCAAATTGGAAACTCAATATCCTTATGCTGTTTATTCACTCCCACCACCAAATTATCAACACTTTCTTCCAACATATTCTCAGAATTTGTATATCCAGTCTTATTAAGATCAGTATTAGTGTCATTATTAGTATTGGTGACAGAAGAATTGGAAGAGTTTGAGGATTCTGAAGAGTCTGAAGAAACGCTTTTGTAATCTTGTGTAAATTCTCTCGCGGTGGAATCTTCGAATAGGATTTCACGGTCTGAGTTAACTTTTGCCAAAAAATCAATCAGAAAAATGCTGATTTCAAACAGGCAGTGTTGTCCAGCAAGTCTATTAATTTCCTTCGTGAGGTTAACTTTTAGTTTTTTCTTCAAGTCGTTATGCATAGAAATTGTCATTTTCAAGACTATGAACGGGGGCTTATTAGGGTATAGCTTCGGGAAAGTCACATCGACAAGTGAGTAGACGGAGTTTGAAAGTTCAGTCGGAATAAAAGGTGAGATTTTGAAGCAGAAACGGAGTAGTTCAGAGCGAACTGCGCCCTTAATTGCACTTTCATTCACCTTAATGTTGGTCAGAAACTTGGAATTTTCCAGCAAAGAAGTATAGGCACACTCTGACATACAATCGTGCGGGAACTTATCAGGACGTAAACCTCCATAATTAAGAATCTTAACAGGGTAGTATATGCAGTGGAGGGAGTAAATCTCTTCGATCTGAGCTCCCTGATTATTCTTCAAAATATCCATCAACTCCCTATTTTTCTCATTTTACTCCCCAAACTTTGATTAAAAACTGTCAATTGGCCAGAATTAGCATATTTTAGTGATTTATATTGTTAAATGTGGAGTGGCTGAGAAAATGAAaagttgaaaaaattaataattataatacaaaatGAAGTATGTAAAATGaagttaaataaattgaaaatatcATACAAAagtaattataaattataattacaCATATTCTTAACCCAAGTCAGGAATCATTAAAAgttaattatgtaaataattgagtgataaattgtaaaagtttataaaattgataaaataattaaaccTTAACATGttttagaatattaaagTAAAAAGCCTACTGCCGGATTCGAACCGACGACCTTTCGCTTACTAAGCGAATGCTCTACCGACTAAGCTAAGTAGGCTTCTCAAAAATTCTTATTTTACTTTGAtaagaatatttattacaaaCTTTTGACgaaaaatttataatttataatttatttatgtataatttatttatatataatgttgGTATTGGAAGTAGTTGTTAGGAGTGGAATCCAATATAAATTGGGCAAACAACTATTTTACACCTTTTCTTAAACATACAAAAtgttttgttttaaaattaatgttaattttgtttaacAACAATCTTTCAAAATTAGGAATTTTCAATTTGGTATTTGTAATATctatatttgtaaattattgtgAATCGTTTTTGTACAATAGAAATGGAAATAAATCGCAACTACCCCTCACACATCAGTTTCATAATAAAATCcattattctattaataaatgtagTCCTGATTCCACAAATTACATAGAAGATAAGTCAAACAATGTGATTGGCCTATTATGTAGCCCTGAAAAGAAgattgaaataataaagtcCATTTATTATCCGATTTTGGAGAATAAAAGTAGATTTTCAAGTTTGTTCTACGTCACAAATTCACATGACGATTTActaaatgttaaaaatcTTCTTTACTACCATTTAAACCAGTGTTTTCCCTATTTTAATGGAATTAACATCATTTGTAATGACCATATAAGCTTTTACAGAAATGCCAACATTACAGTTTCAGAGCACTCGATTTTATCCGAGTgtttaactaattttggAGGTGTAAAATGGGAAGAGAAAGCTTTGAGTATGTCAGGCCGCTTTGTCAAGGAATCCGATATAGATTGGTTTATCCGTGATTTAAagttttttatattctcCCACTTCACTAAccaaaataattttcaaaacGCCCTTTGCGATGACAATTTGAGGATTAATTTCGATGGAGATTTCTTAGTTCCGgcaaatgaatttattgattCCAACTTCATAAGTACAAAAGAATTTAACAACCTTTTCAATCCCCCGAATACTAATACTGAAAAGTCACTTGAAACTCCTCAAAATTCGGTGGAAAACTCTAAAACTTTTGTGAGTGATGACAAACTAGtgatatttaataattttagctTAAACTATGACATGAATAGTGATCAAGTAACTTCCTCATTATATGACGATTTAGTGTTGAGGTTATTACcaaattgtaaaattttaggCCTATcaaatagtatatataatgtaaataacGTTGTTAATTGGTTAAATTCTTTGTCAAGACCGACTAAAGTTGTAACACTATCAAAGTCACCAACTTTCAATATACTAACAAAATACGGTCAAATTAATCCTTTTACTACAGTTCATACCACTGAAAGTAGTGAAAATCTTAATGACACTAATGTTAATAAGGATACAGTAGATAATGCGAACACTAGTGATATTGTAGCTAGTGATGCAGTTGATACTAGTGAGACTACTGATAGTATAACTACTAACACCGCTGATACGATTAACACTAGTGATACTAGTGATGTAGTTGAAGGAGTGGAAAAAATGAGAGATCCGATAAAGATGTATGATATGTTTAAGAAGAAGAACAATAAGGTAAAAATGACTAGTCTGAACCCTTTGCTGGATGATATGGTAATTAATTCAATAGTTGAAGCCTTGGAATCTAGAGGAATTAGCACCTATAACCAACTAATAACAATAATCCCTTCAGCACGTAATTTTTTCAAGCCATACATGAGAGTTCTGAGACGAACCCTAGCACACGCGGACTCTAAAAAAAGACTTTTTAACCTCCTAAAACTAATTGTAAATGTTAGGAATAATAAGTTTTTTtccaattttataaaaaattttaatttgtacCCTCAGATTAAGCAATTACACAGCCCGACGCCGGCTAAACTGGTTGAATACATCAACGAAAAGGGATTGTTCCCAACCGTAATATACTGTTTTAATGGCACTGAAAGTGTTAAAAGGTACTTTTACGATTATGTAAATAAACTCGGAGGAACTGGCCTAGAAGACAAAAGTCAACTCAAccttgaaaataatttaaaacattttagGGGAACGGATGTTGTGATAAGTAATAAAAAAGTTGAAGGAGCAaaacattatatatttctagATACAATGTTGATGAATAAAGGGAAAATCTTTACattatcaaatgaatttttgTATTCATTAACTGCTGGATCTGATCTCGTTACATTTACAGTAGATCTTCATACTCTTTTTCATAACATTAAATCACTCATCTCACCaatttatatcaattattcaaatctttacactaatactaatggtGTGTACGCTGTACCTAAAATAGatactactagtactatGGATACTACTGGTACTATGGATACTACACAAATTACTGAACCTAATCTACCTACtactattaatactaatggtgtggatactattaatactaatggtGTTGATGTGGATGACAATGTACAATTCTCGAGTAATAACTTAGTTGACAAGTTTGAAAATCAGGATTTGAATAGTGAATTTGgagtatatttaaaaagGTGTAAAGAAAAGTATGAGAAGATGTATCCAGATTACTTCATGTTGAAGCAGTTGTTAGATGATTTGGGAAACAGATTAAAGGAGTTAAATATTGACACTTTTCAACTTACCCAAATCAACTCAAAATTAACAAGCAATAGGAgattttttagaaatatGTCTTACTCTATTCGTTCAAAATTGTGGTTCAGAGGAAAATTAATACTCAAAATCCTAAAAAGGttcaaaaataatatttgtataatacAAGGAATTGATAACCAGCATTATTCGACatcatataatttttctCAGTTGATAGGtgattttataaaaagGAAATTAACAGTAACTAAAGATGAAGATTGTCTATTATTGAAAAACGTTAGTACTggaaattatataattccTGAAAGTTTGTTTCTAAAGGATATTATCTCAATTGGTCAAGGTAAACTGGAATATCCAGACCAAATTTATCCTATAATAGCTGGGTTTCAAAATGATAAACTGAGGACTGCAGCATTTGAGAATGATTTGAACGAATATATTACTGTACATGATCCAGTGATAAGGTTCTTTGGTAATGAAGACCTGAAATTACAAAAACTATCTCAATTTACGCCAAAAAGGTTAATGAATCTTATTAATAGGCGTATAACCAATTATAAAGAAGATTGTAAATTACTCATggatttaatatataacaattCCAATGTCAACAGTATGATGAATAATGATATAGTGAGATTGGTGAatgattatataaaattggataaaaagtataaaaGAAGAAATTTAGAAGCTGTAATTAAAAGTTAtcaatttaaaaataccttttatggcaaataatattttttatatttacacattccCACATACACTATTCATTAACCttactaatatataataatataatataatatactaataatataataatataataaaatatataataataatataatataagaataagaataagaatataataagaTGATTATGGGATTGTTGGAAGATTTGGAAGATTATTTGGAAAATTCAGTAGTGGTACTTCTTACTCAAATTTctctaaaattaattactAATACAATAATACTGAGATCATTTGGATTTAGGATTTCCATGGACAATTTTACTCAAATTTGGGAATGTGGTTGGTGACGGGAGTTTTCGCATTAGTTGGATTCGCCTATGGATATATTACACAATCCTTCTTATCAACcattaaattcattatcgCTGGAACAGCAGTTAGCCTTCTGgtaactaatttttaaatataactattcaattatttattaacaatttatttcattGTTGTTGTATTGTTTTGTATAGGTATGTGCTGTTCCATGGCCATTTTatagtttaaataaaatcaattataaacataaaaaAGATTAGTCTTAGTATAAAGTTACTAAtctataatatatataaatattaaataatataaaatgttctataattaatattatggaTAAAAGGGAATATAACAATTGTAATGttgaaaaatttttaatgcttaatttactaatttattcTGAATTATACTTTGTTTACACCAATTCCATCACTTTATAGTGTTGTGTATGTCACTATGTATGTAATTAGGTGAAACTGAGTAAattcttaattataatattttcatgttaattttttaaaattgtttttaaGATGTGACACAATGTGGAGGTCCCCGAACCGTCGAATTGACGAGGATAGAAGAATAAATGAATCTAAAACATCGCAATCAAATAAATTCCCATACAAACCGTCCGATAACAATCCTAGAACAAGAGATTATAACGATTCTAATTATTCCCATAACCTAaactttaattttaatactaaacATTACAATTCTGATAAACACCTAAAACGTGAtaactataataataaatcgGACAATTATAGCAAATTGGATAACTATAATAAATCGGACAATTATAGCAAATTGGATAACTATAATAAATCGGACAATTATAATAAActagataattataatgaAAAGCATTTGAAAAGAGATAATTACGGCAAATTggataattataaaagGGATGGATACAAAAGTGAGAAGAGAAGGTATTATCAAGACCATGAAAGTTCAAGGAAAAAATCACACAAATATAGCTCCCATAGCCATAGCTCGAGGGAGAAAAAATCTGAAGTTGGAGCAAGTAAACGTCACGAGAGTATTGTAAATGAGGAAATTAATAGCCCGAGAACGCCATTGTCTGAGATTCGCAGCCCATCAAAGAAGTTCTCACCACCTCCATTACCTCCATTTGAACCACCAACAAACACACGTAATCTGAATGATAGTAAATTCCAGAATAAACCCAAGCCTGAAAAAACCGATAAACaagaaaaaaatgaaacTGTAATAACATTTGTACAATATTAcgaaaataaaatgaatgaagggaaatataaagaatttgGACCTGATCCTAGACTAACAGATCAACTTTACGGCTCAAAGTTGGTGACCAAGTTTGAGATCCCAGTGCTAAACACGAGCGGTTCTCTAGATAATACGCTAGACTCACCAACATTCAGTTTAAACGTTAAATATGACTCAGTTTACACATTCTATCAATTCTTCAAAACTCCACTTGAAAGGATTAATGATTCGCTTTTATCACCGAGacctaaaattaatgacGAATGGTGGCTTAAAGGTATTGTAACCCTCATAGTTTACATTAATTATGGTTCTTTTAATCCTTAATTTAgttttctaatattaaataaaattttaggaTCACTTGTATTAATGTTGATTGGGATTCCAAGGAATTGGACTGCAAATCAGGTCCTTTCACATCTTATCAGCTCACATTATAAACTCACCAATTCACAACGTAACTACACACTAACTCTatttatccaaattttattcatttaaactattttgAAGAGAATATTATTCCATAGTATTAATGTGTGATTTAGAGATATTGTGTGATGAATATGAGAGTGATTCTGAGGGCGATGATGTTAGTCGTTTGGAATTGAAATCGACGTTCAAGAAGGACTGTAAAAGCCTCGGGATCAAGAAGTTCTTTTTTCTCTTTGGAAACCCCTCAAATGCTGTCAATGAAATTCCATCGCACTTTCCAGCTAGTCCAAACGTCGAGGAAACTAAAAAATCAGTGTCGAATGACGTACAAGAAGGcaaaaaatttataccTAATGATGTGCCAGAGGGGATGGGACTTATAGTATTTGAGACAGAAGATCAAGCGCTGAAGTTCTGGTCAATTTTGGGGACTGCCTTGATCCAGGCATACCCGTCCACCATGAGATTATGCCCAGATCCCTCAGGCTGGAGGATTTACTCTGAGGCTATTGCATACACTTTTACCCACGAATTATTAAACGCACCACCCACAGTTAACAGAGTTAAGAATGACACAATTGACTTGTTATCAGTTTTAACTACAAATCCAAGCCCACCTTACAGCTCAAACTCACCCGTCAGTAGCTCAAATAACCCCAATACTGTCTCAAACCCTGGTAACAATGCCAAGTCCAGAGGCATGCTGATATACGTTTGCGCCTACATTTACAACCAAGACGAGGCGAACATGGTGGCGAAGAGTTTGGGCGAGTTTGGAGTTAAGTGTATGTATCACAAGCCCTCCAAGATAATGTCGTTGCAGTTCCCAGACGAAAAGACTTTCCAGAACCTGTCGTTTGGGCATAAACTATTTACAACACCCACAGGGTCTAGGGTACAGTGTTGTTTCCTGAGGTATAAGGGAAAGGCTCTCCCAATACTTAAAAGAGCAAATTTAGAACACCTCTCAAACATGTATGATCCCAAAAAGAATGCGCAATTAAAGCCACTCAAGTTTAAACCGCCATCACAGGGAATTCTAAACCTCGACTAACtcaactaattttttac from Theileria annulata chromosome 1, complete sequence, *** SEQUENCING IN PROGRESS *** harbors:
- a CDS encoding serine-threonine protein kinase, putative (Weak hit to serine-threonine protein kinase domain), which produces MDILKNNQGAQIEEIYSLHCIYYPVKILNYGGLRPDKFPHDCMSECAYTSLLENSKFLTNIKVNESAIKGAVRSELLRFCFKISPFIPTELSNSVYSLVDVTFPKLYPNKPPFIVLKMTISMHNDLKKKLKVNLTKEINRLAGQHCLFEISIFLIDFLAKVNSDREILFEDSTAREFTQDYKSVSSDSSESSNSSNSSVTNTNNDTNTDLNKTGYTNSENMLEESVDNLVVGVNKQHKDIEFPIWSIQSIVQAPIWYENLEENQEISSDLEREKETKAVNKGGSTKKQTSRAVISEIRSQSSIRSKESEDQKIHSVTNIELYFTLETVVNLKLIKKLLLEYTGDTYFRFQRDFTSVETVNSSIASSLLSVKHVLDQNLYYIKAFHLPSLCPYTNLSEVNMNSSLHVFRVKQRMILNEIISRVSHLSKLEHNSLCRYYQSWLEKKPEPNISNYFINKIDTFLKSSSFSSLYNTNTNTNIIDQVDTVNSGSSVESGWNELLILLLKYFPELGEHYLHEIVTERNLYVQAQNINCHTLRYEIENNALCKDEKLIWLFIRQLLDVLAYLHQNNVHHQSLSLDNIYVHNNLYGTGRGLKVSEFGITGLARKLLTLENECNRKFCDCKKYKRDLKNQLYLSHPSNYNLTSTTLSNFNSDIHSRLYSIEYDNLNITNTNAINNIDGTSFNLENSLLLLSNELKGSLLNNGMAGMSSVLSSIKSSELDHLEFEHNLDQMAAVQEDMFALGLIIFSMWHPPIEESALHELLSRVIGMQTFPDYFIQTTPSIIITTLKRLLTRERRPTAVELLRETLVPPVVDIYMYKQYLRKLENPHSEESLDALKFLMNRDWKSDVSKYKHDSTLETMTHNSYIIGTLERFMRSRGVIIRPPLPLQVKTPDNNDMLLGIDESNTVFSVGGSIRQSLLKSFELYSGDDSGIGVKQFSVGDVFNEENCVTECVFSITMKIEGDSGFTKSAGKKSLDYKELDDNCILMVSTQVDLILIAIQSVLSLNFSLETFLTITFQPLIVDFLCIVLETKAEVASEIFLKLQSTDINEYTFNVLLEEYSIDKIGQLKGLVDLLSGRFNIILGLKKLHYHVLNSKIPKIYQNDFKTLYQQLAQLETDFSIESNNLNGENTNFSSEITNHNGDKEFESNIEIQGINEFEKYFKRMLYMIEFAIMLRKLSLDSYCCIECVLGVYYTEVCEFNTNFPFFHLFVVDDRKNLVMTGGCYGTNLSFLEPSNVSKVVHFDLQYFLDDLIKLSVKHSAGVEGFTVTPTVSDTVDVVITCQTAKLLPVATSIANKLIDAGISCECRAVPLILTSDFNYRLRTIKSIKARVHLQKSSNITEDTVDTLKISQSQVEKAKTAQTNTENDISEDEEDKTHHGILYHVEPINGSFGQARKIYNEVALVHFIIGQLT
- a CDS encoding uncharacterized protein (1 probable transmembrane helix predicted for TA20830 by TMHMM2.0 at aa 12-34), producing MLILFNNNLSKLGIFNLVFVISIFVNYCESFLYNRNGNKSQLPLTHQFHNKIHYSINKCSPDSTNYIEDKSNNVIGLLCSPEKKIEIIKSIYYPILENKSRFSSLFYVTNSHDDLLNVKNLLYYHLNQCFPYFNGINIICNDHISFYRNANITVSEHSILSECLTNFGGVKWEEKALSMSGRFVKESDIDWFIRDLKFFIFSHFTNQNNFQNALCDDNLRINFDGDFLVPANEFIDSNFISTKEFNNLFNPPNTNTEKSLETPQNSVENSKTFVSDDKLVIFNNFSLNYDMNSDQVTSSLYDDLVLRLLPNCKILGLSNSIYNVNNVVNWLNSLSRPTKVVTLSKSPTFNILTKYGQINPFTTVHTTESSENLNDTNVNKDTVDNANTSDIVASDAVDTSETTDSITTNTADTINTSDTSDVVEGVEKMRDPIKMYDMFKKKNNKVKMTSLNPLLDDMVINSIVEALESRGISTYNQLITIIPSARNFFKPYMRVLRRTLAHADSKKRLFNLLKLIVNVRNNKFFSNFIKNFNLYPQIKQLHSPTPAKLVEYINEKGLFPTVIYCFNGTESVKRYFYDYVNKLGGTGLEDKSQLNLENNLKHFRGTDVVISNKKVEGAKHYIFLDTMLMNKGKIFTLSNEFLYSLTAGSDLVTFTVDLHTLFHNIKSLISPIYINYSNLYTNTNGVYAVPKIDTTSTMDTTGTMDTTQITEPNLPTTINTNGVDTINTNGVDVDDNVQFSSNNLVDKFENQDLNSEFGVYLKRCKEKYEKMYPDYFMLKQLLDDLGNRLKELNIDTFQLTQINSKLTSNRRFFRNMSYSIRSKLWFRGKLILKILKRFKNNICIIQGIDNQHYSTSYNFSQLIGDFIKRKLTVTKDEDCLLLKNVSTGNYIIPESLFLKDIISIGQGKLEYPDQIYPIIAGFQNDKLRTAAFENDLNEYITVHDPVIRFFGNEDLKLQKLSQFTPKRLMNLINRRITNYKEDCKLLMDLIYNNSNVNSMMNNDIVRLVNDYIKLDKKYKRRNLEAVIKSYQFKNTFYGK